In Leishmania donovani BPK282A1 complete genome, chromosome 35, the following are encoded in one genomic region:
- a CDS encoding actin-like protein, putative has protein sequence MQSQQRHYTASSTASPELSRAGVSSTPALILDLGSRTIKSGLHTAATPHLTPALVGTPKYPRCLLQASSSFNQSSSISTSCFVVGSDAASRRGVLRLSRPIQHGGVIMDWVGALPLLRQSIQSALVHPSSSLGARQSLEEGEDVIYSLVESPYASRPQRARLAELLFEDPDQEAVVSDSGKQQRVGPRAAGVFCGVGPLLALYATGQTTGVVVDVGDGAVSTAAAADGYVLPQCLQREADGATGAAVTSYLTRLLYQSGVLGPAAATAAFRRSAPSSLLGSATNRLSSGAGAGTQQERELVYAIKEACCSVSATPLFSTKSSLAAADASIVATPSLSELNSALIAAAQRTQHSGPGGSGAAHASTPSSHLFTLPDGSFLEVGTAEAAQASEVLFYPVLMGSEGRGVVDVVLDAVAAAPAELQPQLLGNVVVTGGATCSAGFGYRFFNEMQQRIRGSAGLSTNGSSNQRICVSAPEQRAYAAWMGASYVAQISSFASSMVVTRAAYEEEGEAALARRVLT, from the coding sequence atgcagtcgcagcagcgccactaCACAGCATCCTCCACAGCGTCCCCGGAGCTTAGCCGAGCAGGCGTCtcctcgacgccggcgctcaTTCTCGACTTGGGCAGCCGCACCATCAAGTCAGGCTTGCACaccgcggcaacgccgcacCTCACACCCGCCCTTGTCGGCACCCCAAAATACCCGCGCTGCCTACTACAggcatcgtcgtcgttcaATCAGAGTagcagcatcagcaccagCTGTTTTGTGGTTGGAAGCGACGCTGCCTCTCggcgcggcgtgctgcggctCAGTCGGCCCATACAGCATGGAGGGGTCATCATGGACTGGGTCGGTGCGCTCCCTCTGTTGCGGCAGAGCATTCAGAGCGCTCTGGTCCatccgtcgtcgtctctgGGGGCGCGACAGTCAttggaggagggcgaagaTGTCATCTACTCACTGGTCGAGAGCCCCTATGCGTCTCGACCGCAGCGGGCCAGGTTGGCAGAGCTGCTCTTCGAAGACCCCGACCAGGAAGCTGTCGTGAGCGACAGCGGTAAGCAGCAACGCGTGGGTCCTCGTGCGGCCGGTGTGTTCTGCGGCGTAGGCCCGCTGCTAGCCCTGTATGCCACTGGGCAAACAACTGGTGTCGTTGTcgacgtcggcgacggcgctgtgagcactgcagcggcggccgacgGCTATGTTCTGCCTCAGTGCCTCCAGCGAGAGGCGGACGGTGCAACGGGGGCAGCCGTTACGTCGTACTTGACGCGCTTGCTGTACCAAAGCGGCGTACTCggcccagcagcggcgacggcagcttTCAGGCGAtcagcgccgtcatcgctCTTGGGCTCCGCAACAAACCGCTTGAGtagcggtgctggcgccggcACCCAGCAAGAACGCGAGCTAGTTTACGCGATCAAGgaggcgtgctgcagcgtgtcTGCCACGCCGCTCTTCTCAACCAAATCCTccctcgccgcggcagaTGCCAGCATCGTTGCCACGCCATCTCTTTCCGAGCTCAACTCTGCGCTGATTGCCGCTGCTCAGCGCACACAGCATAGCGGgcctggcggcagcggtgcagctcaCGCCAGCACCCCGTCCTCCCACCTCTTCACGCTCCCTGATGGCAGCTTTCTCGAAGTCGGCACCGCGGAAGCTGCGCAAGCGTCGGAGGTGCTCTTCTACCCAGTCCTTATGGGGAGTGAGGGCCGCGGCGTGGTTGACGTGGTGCTggacgcggtggccgccgctcctgcggaactgcagccgcagctgcttgGAAACGTTGTCGTGACGGGTGGTGCGACTTGCAGCGCTGGCTTCGGGTACCGTTTCTTCAACGAGATGCAGCAGCGTATTCGCGGAAGCGCGGGGTTGTCCACCAACGGCTCCTCGAATCAGCGCATCTGCGTGTCCGCCCCAGAGCAGCGCGCTTACGCGGCGTGGATGGGGGCCAGCTACGTGGCGCAGATATCGTCGTTTGCGAGCAGCATGGTCGTAACGCGCGCGGCCTACGAAGAAGAGGGTGAGGCAGCTCTGGCAAGGAGAGTGTTGACGTAG